The window CGGATCTGATCGGCCAGGGCTTTGTTCTTGCGGGGCATGAAAGCGATGCGCGGAGGGCCGGACGGCTTGGACTCGGATGGGCGGAACAGCCCGGTATCAATGGCCGGACGAATGATGGCCGGACGCCTGCCCAAAACCTGTTCCATGTGCCAGGCCACGGGATCGGACACGGCCCAAAACTCCACGGGCAAATCACGCCAGCGCAGAGCCGGCTCAAGTCCGTGAAAAAGATACGCCCAGTTCTGACAATAGACCACGGTTCGGCACTTGGCGCGAAACCCAAAGGCCAAGGCATTGGGCCAACCCTCGGGCACCACCACGATATCTTCGGATCGCACGGGGGCGTGCGCGGCCTTGATCCACGGCAAGCCGGCGCAATCAGGCCCCTGGGGCGGCGCGTCCCAATACAAGATGCCGCCAAGCCGCTCCAGGCTCAGCAACTGACGGGCAATCTGGAGCAAGACCATGCACCCGCCGGACATTACCTTGAGAGGCGGATAAAATACCCAGACCTTCACGACATGGCCTCCGCCGAAAAATACTTTATAACCAAAGCTGCAACCATGTCGTCACATTAGCAAAAAAAAGGCCATGCAACGGGCATGGCCTTCACTCCACATGATCGGGTCAAGGGACGAGTCCCTTGCGGGGCGCGGGGCGGAGCCCCGCATTCGTCCTCTGGGCCCGTCACCCCTGATCCTTGGCCCGGATCTCGGCGCGTTTGATCTTGCCGCTGATGGTTTTTGGCAGCTCCTTCACGTATTCGACGACACGCGGGTACTTGTAGGGCGCGGTCACCTTTTTGACATGATTCTGGAGTTCACGAGTCAACTCGGTCGACGGCTCGTAGCCCGGAGCCAGGGTAACGGTTGCCTTGACGGCCTGGCCACGATCCGGGTCGG is drawn from Deltaproteobacteria bacterium and contains these coding sequences:
- a CDS encoding glycosyltransferase family 1 protein yields the protein MKVWVFYPPLKVMSGGCMVLLQIARQLLSLERLGGILYWDAPPQGPDCAGLPWIKAAHAPVRSEDIVVVPEGWPNALAFGFRAKCRTVVYCQNWAYLFHGLEPALRWRDLPVEFWAVSDPVAWHMEQVLGRRPAIIRPAIDTGLFRPSESKPSGPPRIAFMPRKNKALADQIR